One genomic window of Conyzicola nivalis includes the following:
- a CDS encoding MarR family winged helix-turn-helix transcriptional regulator, whose product MPSSPRSLDPAQLGAYLSLIEVSSLLRHTVEQQLREAGDLSYVQFQLLARLGDSPDGSHRMTDLADGVVYSRSGLTYQAQTLEQRGLVTRAPSVDDERSTTVTITDAGRDILSKVFPGHIAVLDELFLEPLERVDVEVLADVLGRVRDHMRSAPPRSAAPRRRKSS is encoded by the coding sequence ATGCCTTCTTCCCCGCGTTCCCTCGACCCCGCGCAGCTGGGTGCCTACCTGTCCCTCATCGAGGTGAGCAGCCTGTTGCGGCACACGGTCGAGCAACAACTGCGCGAGGCCGGCGATCTGAGCTACGTACAGTTCCAGCTGCTCGCCCGCTTGGGCGATTCGCCCGACGGCAGCCACCGCATGACCGACCTCGCCGACGGCGTTGTCTACAGCCGCAGCGGGCTCACCTACCAGGCGCAGACGCTCGAACAGCGCGGCCTCGTCACGCGTGCCCCGTCGGTCGACGACGAGCGCAGCACCACGGTGACGATCACCGACGCTGGCCGGGACATCCTGTCGAAGGTCTTCCCCGGCCATATCGCCGTGCTCGACGAGCTCTTCTTGGAACCGCTGGAGCGCGTCGACGTCGAGGTGCTTGCCGACGTGTTGGGTCGCGTGCGCGATCACATGCGCTCGGCACCGCCGCGCTCCGCGGCCCCGCGTCGGCGCAAGTCGAGCTGA
- a CDS encoding NADP-dependent oxidoreductase: MQAVRFHEFGGPEVLRYEQADQPVAAQGEVLIRVAGSAFNPADAGIRGGTLPFPVTLPHVPGYDVSGTIEAVGEGVTTWAVGDAVVGFLPMGADGSAAEFVVAPADVLAKAPSSIDLADAAALPSVALTAWQALFDLAELTSGQRLLITGAGGAVGGYAIQLAKRAGAYVIATASPRSHDSVAAAGADEVIDHTSSTVLDSVAEQVDVLLNLAPISPEDFTALVPLVRDGGIVVATTAWMTTPGDDTRGVRTAGVFVQADANELTQLVSLVDSGELTVDVAQRVSLSDLPSIHAKAADGDVHGKVVAVPDAF; this comes from the coding sequence ATGCAGGCAGTACGTTTCCACGAATTCGGCGGCCCCGAGGTTCTCCGTTACGAGCAGGCAGACCAGCCCGTCGCCGCACAGGGCGAGGTACTCATCCGCGTCGCCGGCTCCGCCTTCAACCCGGCCGACGCCGGTATCCGCGGCGGCACGCTCCCCTTCCCTGTCACGCTGCCGCACGTGCCCGGCTACGACGTGTCCGGCACGATCGAGGCGGTCGGCGAGGGAGTGACCACCTGGGCGGTCGGCGACGCCGTCGTCGGATTCCTCCCGATGGGCGCGGATGGGTCGGCGGCCGAGTTCGTCGTCGCTCCGGCCGACGTGCTCGCGAAGGCCCCGTCGAGCATCGACCTCGCCGATGCCGCGGCGCTGCCGTCGGTCGCGCTGACCGCATGGCAGGCGCTCTTCGACCTGGCCGAGCTCACGAGCGGCCAGCGACTGCTGATCACCGGTGCCGGGGGAGCGGTGGGCGGCTACGCCATCCAGCTCGCCAAGCGAGCCGGCGCCTACGTCATCGCCACCGCGAGCCCGCGCAGCCACGACAGCGTCGCGGCTGCCGGGGCCGACGAGGTCATCGACCACACCAGTTCGACCGTGCTCGACTCGGTCGCCGAACAGGTCGACGTGCTGCTCAACCTGGCGCCCATCAGCCCCGAAGATTTCACCGCACTCGTCCCACTCGTCCGTGACGGCGGCATCGTCGTCGCCACGACCGCGTGGATGACGACGCCCGGCGACGACACACGAGGTGTGCGCACCGCCGGCGTCTTCGTGCAGGCCGACGCCAACGAGCTCACCCAGCTGGTGTCGCTCGTCGACAGCGGCGAGCTCACCGTCGACGTCGCACAGCGCGTCTCGCTGAGCGACCTCCCCTCCATCCACGCGAAGGCCGCTGACGGCGACGTGCACGGCAAGGTCGTCGCCGTGCCCGACGCGTTCTAA